The nucleotide sequence GAAAGACCAATGATCCCCGCAAAATGCAGCATGCAAGGGATCACGACCAACCCGAGGGCAACCGCCGAAATTGTCTTCAAAAGAATGTTCATGACAGGACTTTCAAATGATCAAGCGTGGTCGTTGCCGAGATTTGGATTTTGAAGCACCTTGCTAAGAATTAGGTAAAGAATCGCACAGGCGACCCAGCAAGGAATCACGGCGTAGGCTGCAAAAAGACCCTGGACGAAAATAAGGTACAGTCCGACGACCACGGGCAGCACCCAAGCCACCAACACCGCGATGTTGATTTGCGTTCCGCTTTTGGATGCATATTGATCCCGCAGACCGAAGCGTTTCATCAGGTAAAAGTCGACGACGATCACGGCGCCCATGGGGCCCAGAACGGTTCCATAGGTCCCAACAAAATCCAACAGCTTGGCTGACAAGTTCGGAAAGGCACCCGCCACGGTTGCGACAGTGCCGGCCACCAATGTCATCGCGGTACGTGAGCTTTTCGGCAGCATGCCTTGGAACGCCAGACCCGCGCGATAGATCGTTGGGTTCGCCGTTGTCCAACCTGCGATGATGACACAGATGATTCCGGTCCAGCCCACCGATTTGTATGCAAGTAGTCCGGGATTGGCCGTGACTTTGCCGTCGTCGCTTAACACCAATTCCGGTTGAACCTTGATCAGAGCGGCCAACAAAAAGCCGGCACTGATCCATGCCATGTAGTGCCCCAAGAACATCCCGATCGCGGGTGCCCAACCGGATGATCGACTGCGGGCAAATCGGAAGATAGAAAGATCCGCCATCCCGAAATGCATCGCTCCGTTGCACAGCCACGCAAAGACGACGATCTGCCAAAAACCAAACGTCTGTGGGCCATTCTTTTCTTGCACGAACGCGATGGATTCACTCCAGAATTCACCGCTGGAAAGTTTTTCCATACCGGTCACATTCATCTGTGCCAGTGAGACAATTCCACATGCGGCGAAAACGCCGATCATCCAGGGGGCGGCGATATTGGCAAACCGGGCGACGCGTTCATAGCCGCCCGCCGCAACCGCCGTGATGACCACGCCGACGATGAATACCAGGACCGTGAACGACGTGTTGCTGAGACCGAGAACGGTTTCCGGAACATCAAAGGTGATATCAAACGGAACGCCCACCGCGGATGCCGATACCGTAATCATGGCACCCGCAAGGAAGCAAAACAGCAAACCGTTGACCAAGTTGTAAAGCTTGACCAGCGACCCGCCGGCGATGCATTCCAATTGATAATACAGCGTTAAACGTTTGGCGACCGCAATCGGAACGACCAGGAAACGCCAGGTAAGCACCGCCAGGATGTTTCCCAGCAAAAGCCCCAACAACAGATCGGAAAGGCTGGCACCGGCCGCCAAAAACAGTGGCCCAATCATAAATTCGGTGCCGGCGGCGTGTTCGCCTGCGTACATGCCCCAGAATTTCCCGCTGCCCAATAGTGCCGAATCCGGCACAGGTTCGCGTTCAAATTCTCCG is from Crateriforma conspicua and encodes:
- a CDS encoding purine-cytosine permease family protein; the encoded protein is MSEAESNSGGEFEREPVPDSALLGSGKFWGMYAGEHAAGTEFMIGPLFLAAGASLSDLLLGLLLGNILAVLTWRFLVVPIAVAKRLTLYYQLECIAGGSLVKLYNLVNGLLFCFLAGAMITVSASAVGVPFDITFDVPETVLGLSNTSFTVLVFIVGVVITAVAAGGYERVARFANIAAPWMIGVFAACGIVSLAQMNVTGMEKLSSGEFWSESIAFVQEKNGPQTFGFWQIVVFAWLCNGAMHFGMADLSIFRFARSRSSGWAPAIGMFLGHYMAWISAGFLLAALIKVQPELVLSDDGKVTANPGLLAYKSVGWTGIICVIIAGWTTANPTIYRAGLAFQGMLPKSSRTAMTLVAGTVATVAGAFPNLSAKLLDFVGTYGTVLGPMGAVIVVDFYLMKRFGLRDQYASKSGTQINIAVLVAWVLPVVVGLYLIFVQGLFAAYAVIPCWVACAILYLILSKVLQNPNLGNDHA